Proteins encoded within one genomic window of Chthonomonas sp.:
- a CDS encoding 2-oxo acid dehydrogenase subunit E2 produces MTEVIMPKMGDGMEEGTLVEWLKQEGEKVKSGEVIGSIQTDKATLELESPGSGVLAGYLIKPGQTVPVGVPIAALLKAGEELPKDWGSADRKSAPMEAEPVAVAAGQAASSSVAAPGGSERVKASPLARKIASEAGINIESVAGTGPGGRIVEQDVRNAIKQGGTTIAAPVSAPVASPAAVAFTAADEKIPLSRLRQIVASRTAHAKSTVPHFYVTVEVDLEKIQEFRSQFEEEGSGKVSVNDFVVAASVRALRDVPEVNATFQGDSVVRYGAIHIGIAAAVSEGLLVPVVKDAHTMTLRQLSARAKELVTKARDGKLLPDEMTGSTFSISNMGMLDVDSFGAIINEPNAGIVAVGTARKKVVVNEDDELEVRLRMSLTGSFDHRVLDGAIGAKFMNALKGYLENPTRILS; encoded by the coding sequence ATGACCGAAGTGATCATGCCCAAGATGGGCGACGGGATGGAAGAGGGCACACTCGTCGAGTGGCTCAAGCAGGAAGGCGAGAAAGTTAAGAGCGGGGAGGTTATCGGTTCAATCCAGACCGACAAGGCGACGCTTGAACTCGAGTCGCCAGGCTCGGGTGTACTCGCCGGATACCTCATCAAACCGGGCCAAACAGTCCCGGTAGGTGTCCCGATCGCGGCCCTTCTGAAAGCCGGTGAAGAGCTTCCCAAGGACTGGGGTAGCGCGGACCGCAAATCTGCTCCCATGGAAGCCGAGCCAGTCGCCGTCGCTGCGGGGCAAGCAGCTTCGTCTTCTGTGGCCGCCCCCGGTGGTTCAGAGCGCGTGAAGGCGAGTCCGCTCGCCCGCAAGATCGCTTCGGAGGCCGGCATCAACATCGAGTCCGTCGCCGGGACCGGCCCTGGTGGCCGTATCGTCGAGCAGGACGTGCGCAATGCCATCAAGCAGGGTGGGACCACGATTGCCGCGCCGGTAAGCGCGCCAGTAGCTTCGCCCGCAGCGGTCGCCTTCACCGCCGCCGATGAGAAGATTCCCCTCTCGCGACTTCGCCAGATTGTCGCCAGCCGCACCGCCCACGCGAAATCGACCGTGCCGCACTTCTACGTGACGGTCGAAGTGGACCTCGAGAAGATCCAGGAGTTCCGCTCACAATTCGAAGAAGAGGGAAGTGGCAAAGTCTCGGTGAACGACTTCGTGGTCGCAGCCAGCGTCCGTGCGCTCCGCGACGTCCCTGAGGTCAACGCGACCTTCCAGGGAGATTCGGTCGTCCGCTATGGCGCAATCCACATCGGGATCGCGGCGGCGGTGAGCGAGGGGCTGCTCGTCCCCGTCGTCAAGGATGCACACACCATGACGCTGCGACAGCTGAGTGCTCGTGCCAAGGAGCTCGTGACCAAGGCCCGAGACGGGAAGCTGTTGCCCGATGAGATGACAGGAAGCACATTTAGCATTTCGAACATGGGCATGCTCGACGTCGATAGCTTCGGTGCGATCATCAATGAGCCTAACGCGGGCATTGTGGCGGTCGGCACCGCCCGCAAGAAGGTCGTCGTGAACGAAGATGACGAACTGGAAGTCCGCTTGCGTATGAGCCTCACGGGTTCTTTCGACCACCGTGTTTTGGACGGTGCCATCGGTGCGAAGTTCATGAACGCGCTCAAGGGATACCTTGAGAATCCGACACGCATTCTGAGCTGA
- a CDS encoding globin-coupled sensor protein, which translates to MSHLHLSTGLSDAEIRHKLIINRIEESDKAALRNVGKILTPHMATIVDAFYDHVGKFPEAMAIVTSAGSSVEKLKKTNPNYFAQMFAGDFGQEYFKSRQIVGKIHANIGLEPSWFYAAMSTYYDVIFPILVGKLKFQPKQLTACLCALQKAFNLDQALILEAYIEGLVEEVDRVTQETNNAINILRETSKEIRIVADESGSAAGQVAQVTIDLAAGAQTQATSADNAAETTTELRRSSQRIAEGSKEQTIALTKASAAAQEVQTKIVEIGANASQWEKIRSRIEVMNKVQTTVAETATRVEQMSEHSNEIGNIVQTIESIADQTNLLALNAAIEAARAGEHGRGFAVVAEEVRKLAERASNATKEISTLISTVQAVSDEASQFMTRTLSDVDEATEVSMEAAACLEAIALSTSTCSELNETLGAAMTQVNAIASENLEQLAVVDDNIHEVNGAINKIATITQENAAASQEVSASAEEMSAQVQMLAASIGQIDQQVEALSDGSVNLAAAIGKLRSSHSKQAPAPTRRAA; encoded by the coding sequence ATGTCACATCTTCATTTGTCAACGGGTTTATCGGACGCCGAGATTCGGCACAAGCTTATCATCAACCGCATCGAGGAGTCGGACAAAGCGGCTCTGCGTAATGTCGGCAAGATTCTGACGCCGCATATGGCCACGATTGTTGATGCGTTTTACGATCACGTAGGCAAGTTCCCTGAGGCCATGGCGATCGTTACCAGCGCGGGCTCATCGGTGGAGAAGCTCAAGAAGACGAACCCCAACTACTTCGCGCAGATGTTTGCCGGTGACTTCGGCCAGGAGTACTTTAAGTCCCGGCAGATCGTTGGCAAGATCCATGCGAACATCGGCCTCGAACCCTCGTGGTTCTACGCGGCGATGAGCACTTACTACGATGTCATCTTTCCGATCCTTGTAGGCAAACTCAAGTTCCAGCCGAAACAATTGACCGCATGTCTTTGCGCGCTGCAGAAGGCGTTCAACCTCGACCAGGCCCTCATCCTTGAGGCATACATCGAAGGGCTGGTGGAAGAAGTCGATCGGGTCACGCAAGAAACGAACAATGCCATCAATATCCTCCGCGAGACGAGCAAAGAGATTCGAATCGTCGCGGACGAAAGCGGTTCGGCCGCGGGCCAGGTCGCTCAGGTCACGATTGACTTGGCTGCGGGGGCACAAACTCAGGCAACGTCCGCAGACAACGCCGCTGAAACAACGACTGAACTCCGCCGCAGCAGCCAGCGGATCGCCGAAGGCAGTAAGGAGCAAACGATCGCCCTCACGAAGGCGAGCGCAGCGGCCCAGGAAGTTCAAACCAAGATTGTCGAGATCGGTGCCAATGCAAGCCAGTGGGAGAAGATCCGAAGCCGTATCGAGGTGATGAACAAGGTTCAAACCACTGTTGCTGAGACCGCTACGCGTGTCGAGCAAATGAGCGAGCATTCGAACGAGATCGGCAACATCGTGCAGACGATCGAGTCCATTGCCGATCAAACGAACTTGCTTGCGCTCAATGCCGCCATTGAGGCCGCAAGAGCGGGCGAGCATGGCCGAGGATTTGCGGTCGTCGCAGAAGAAGTTCGCAAGCTTGCGGAGCGAGCCAGCAACGCAACGAAGGAGATTTCAACGCTCATCTCGACGGTCCAGGCGGTTAGCGACGAGGCAAGCCAGTTCATGACCCGCACACTGTCCGACGTGGACGAAGCGACCGAGGTCAGCATGGAAGCAGCGGCCTGCCTGGAGGCGATCGCCCTGAGCACATCCACGTGCTCCGAGCTGAACGAGACGCTTGGTGCGGCAATGACTCAGGTCAACGCGATCGCATCAGAGAATCTCGAACAGCTTGCGGTGGTCGACGACAATATCCACGAAGTAAACGGTGCGATCAACAAGATCGCCACGATTACCCAGGAGAATGCAGCCGCGAGCCAGGAAGTCAGTGCATCGGCAGAAGAGATGAGTGCGCAGGTGCAGATGCTCGCCGCAAGCATCGGTCAGATTGATCAACAGGTCGAGGCACTGTCCGACGGATCGGTGAATCTGGCGGCGGCCATCGGCAAGCTTCGCAGTTCGCACTCGAAGCAAGCTCCAGCTCCAACCAGGCGAGCTGCCTAA
- a CDS encoding M20/M25/M40 family metallo-hydrolase, translating to MINEERLVTLFRELCLIDAPALQERESVEYVKRYLTAIGLEVEEDNAGAIIGGNANNLIATLRGNVDGAPRIYLSAHFDTVEPTAGLEIEERDGVFYSKSDTILGADDKGGMAPAIEAVHCLIETGARHGDVVLLLSCAEEIGLKGADALKIEDLNLDFGYVLDTGPPVGSFVTRTATHDKLDVTITGKPAHAGKDPEKGINAIQVAANAIDRMKLGRIDPETTANLGVISGGTATNVVCASVHIKAEARSTSVPTLDVQTAHMIAEFERAAREAGAEVEIKHVRHYDAYHVPDDAPVVQIAQRAARNLGFEPELRTTLGGSDANIYNVKGVPSIVVATAMEKIHTHDECISRQGLIDTARLTFEIVLEAAK from the coding sequence ATGATCAACGAAGAACGGCTCGTCACCCTGTTCCGCGAGCTTTGCCTGATCGACGCCCCTGCGCTCCAAGAACGAGAGTCGGTCGAGTACGTCAAGCGCTACCTCACGGCCATCGGCCTAGAGGTAGAGGAAGACAACGCCGGTGCGATCATCGGCGGGAATGCCAACAACCTTATCGCCACCCTGCGCGGCAACGTCGACGGCGCACCGCGGATCTACTTGTCCGCTCACTTCGACACCGTCGAGCCGACTGCCGGACTTGAGATCGAGGAGCGCGATGGAGTCTTCTATTCAAAGTCCGACACCATTCTCGGCGCGGACGACAAAGGCGGCATGGCTCCTGCGATTGAGGCCGTCCATTGCTTGATCGAAACCGGTGCACGACACGGCGACGTCGTCTTGCTGCTGAGTTGCGCCGAGGAAATCGGACTGAAGGGTGCCGATGCCCTTAAGATCGAAGACTTGAATCTCGACTTTGGTTACGTACTCGACACTGGCCCCCCGGTCGGCAGTTTTGTCACGCGCACCGCGACGCACGATAAGCTCGACGTCACGATCACGGGCAAGCCCGCCCACGCAGGCAAAGACCCCGAGAAGGGGATCAATGCAATCCAAGTTGCAGCGAACGCGATCGATCGGATGAAACTCGGACGCATCGACCCGGAAACGACCGCAAACCTCGGGGTGATCTCGGGCGGGACGGCGACCAACGTGGTGTGCGCCTCGGTTCACATCAAGGCCGAAGCACGCAGCACGAGTGTGCCCACGTTGGATGTCCAGACAGCGCACATGATCGCGGAGTTTGAGCGCGCCGCACGCGAGGCCGGTGCGGAGGTCGAGATCAAGCACGTGCGCCACTACGACGCTTACCACGTGCCCGACGATGCTCCCGTGGTGCAGATCGCCCAGCGAGCGGCGAGAAACTTGGGATTCGAGCCTGAACTCCGGACCACGCTCGGCGGAAGCGATGCGAACATCTACAACGTCAAGGGCGTGCCGAGTATCGTTGTCGCCACTGCGATGGAGAAGATCCACACGCACGACGAGTGCATCAGCAGGCAGGGATTGATCGATACAGCGCGTCTCACGTTTGAGATCGTTTTAGAGGCAGCAAAGTAG
- a CDS encoding PilT/PilU family type 4a pilus ATPase yields MTELAAITMPQLIQVGYEQGASDVFVKANRPPMMKQFSLVKPLPGEWPVLDDATTDRLAASLMTPRQRQNFEDHYEMDLAFQVGDLCRVRTNVYRQRGSTALVCRIIPLEIRSLDQLGLPPVLGETTKHRQGLVLVTGPTGSGKTTTLAALIDIINQSRQCHIVTVEDPLEIVHLDKSAYVSHREVGIDTLDFQPALRAVVREAPDVILIGEMRDTTTMNVAMQAGETGHLVFSTVHTASAYETLDRIINMFPPHEKAHLCQRLANSLKAIVAQKLVPRCDGPGRVVVNEILIVTPTVQKAIEDGHFGDLYHMMNEGAFWGMQTMNQSLARYVKAGVIAEDVALNHSGIVSELKQLLRR; encoded by the coding sequence ATGACGGAACTAGCTGCAATCACCATGCCCCAACTGATTCAGGTTGGCTATGAACAGGGGGCGTCGGACGTCTTCGTCAAAGCCAATCGACCACCGATGATGAAGCAGTTCTCCCTGGTCAAGCCGCTTCCGGGCGAATGGCCAGTTTTGGACGATGCGACCACCGATCGGCTGGCGGCGTCTCTGATGACCCCGCGCCAGCGCCAGAATTTCGAAGACCACTACGAAATGGACCTTGCCTTCCAGGTCGGCGATTTGTGCCGCGTTCGAACCAACGTCTATCGTCAGCGCGGCTCGACCGCACTCGTTTGCCGCATCATCCCGCTTGAGATTCGCAGCCTCGACCAATTGGGTCTGCCCCCGGTGCTGGGCGAAACCACCAAACATCGACAAGGGCTGGTCCTCGTGACGGGACCTACCGGTTCCGGTAAGACGACGACCCTGGCGGCGCTCATCGACATCATCAATCAGAGCCGACAGTGCCACATCGTCACCGTCGAAGACCCGCTGGAAATTGTCCACCTGGACAAGAGCGCTTACGTCTCGCATCGAGAAGTTGGCATCGACACCTTGGACTTCCAACCCGCTCTGCGTGCCGTGGTCCGCGAAGCTCCCGACGTCATCCTCATCGGTGAAATGCGCGACACGACGACAATGAACGTCGCCATGCAAGCGGGCGAAACGGGGCACCTCGTTTTTTCGACCGTCCACACGGCCAGCGCCTACGAGACGCTGGACCGAATCATAAACATGTTCCCGCCCCATGAAAAGGCGCACCTCTGCCAGCGCCTGGCGAATTCGCTCAAGGCGATCGTCGCGCAAAAGCTCGTGCCACGATGCGATGGCCCGGGCCGCGTCGTCGTGAACGAAATCCTGATCGTCACCCCGACGGTACAGAAGGCGATCGAGGACGGCCACTTCGGAGACCTCTATCACATGATGAACGAGGGTGCATTCTGGGGCATGCAGACCATGAATCAGTCGCTGGCTCGGTACGTCAAGGCTGGCGTGATTGCCGAAGATGTGGCGCTAAATCACTCGGGCATCGTCTCCGAGCTGAAGCAGCTGCTCCGACGCTAA
- a CDS encoding matrixin family metalloprotease — MMKRSYSALLPLSACAVCLALLTLGCGGGGSGTGSSGGSTSGGSCSPTSYLPNYVSDISGGDSLFRWTTFPVRFFQIDAGTWSAKESAAWTTAVNAWEARSGNQITFLASVASAGANITIEYKPVSFISGDAVGVTTIGYVGATLVSAKIEVATLDSGGNARNQTDLTKIVMHELGHAIGIGGHSSLSTDLMYPFVVASTPTTPTVRDWNTVQTAYCGSFSRLSGRSSVLGPVETRVIACPAH, encoded by the coding sequence ATGATGAAACGGTCTTACTCAGCCCTCCTCCCCTTGTCGGCGTGCGCCGTCTGCCTCGCCCTACTCACGCTCGGTTGCGGAGGTGGCGGTTCAGGCACCGGATCCTCAGGAGGTTCGACAAGCGGGGGGTCATGCTCGCCGACATCGTACTTGCCGAACTATGTTTCCGATATCTCCGGCGGAGATTCGCTGTTTCGTTGGACCACCTTCCCGGTGCGCTTCTTCCAGATCGACGCAGGGACTTGGTCGGCAAAAGAATCCGCCGCCTGGACGACCGCCGTCAACGCTTGGGAAGCGAGATCGGGCAACCAAATCACATTCTTGGCATCGGTCGCCTCGGCTGGTGCGAACATCACGATTGAGTACAAGCCCGTGAGCTTCATCTCAGGTGATGCCGTCGGGGTCACGACCATTGGCTATGTGGGTGCAACCCTCGTCTCCGCAAAGATTGAGGTGGCGACTCTGGACTCGGGGGGCAATGCGCGAAACCAGACCGACTTGACTAAGATCGTCATGCACGAACTCGGTCATGCGATCGGCATTGGCGGACACAGTTCGCTTTCGACCGACCTCATGTACCCCTTCGTGGTCGCCTCGACGCCGACGACACCGACCGTCCGCGACTGGAACACAGTGCAGACCGCTTACTGCGGCTCATTCAGTCGACTCAGCGGTCGCAGCTCGGTCCTTGGCCCAGTCGAAACTCGCGTCATCGCGTGCCCTGCGCATTAG
- a CDS encoding transcription elongation factor GreA yields the protein MEHNEIQQQFAAPLLLTPEGYAKLQGELDHLMTVKRPEIAERLRDSKQHGEFSEDNSELDEVKFEQAIVENRIGELKSIFAEAQVLDVNDVDTDFASVGAWITVADKDRGIQFDVRMVSSVEANPDEDLISNESPMGMALYGRKVGDDVVFDAPSGKLKYRIEKIRK from the coding sequence ATGGAACATAACGAAATTCAACAGCAATTCGCAGCACCTCTCTTGCTCACGCCAGAGGGCTACGCGAAGCTGCAAGGGGAGCTTGATCACCTCATGACAGTCAAGCGTCCGGAGATTGCGGAACGGCTCCGCGATAGCAAGCAGCACGGCGAATTCAGTGAGGATAATTCCGAGCTGGACGAGGTGAAGTTTGAGCAGGCGATTGTCGAGAACCGAATCGGTGAGCTCAAGTCGATCTTCGCAGAAGCCCAGGTGCTGGACGTGAACGATGTCGATACCGACTTTGCATCGGTTGGAGCGTGGATCACGGTCGCCGACAAAGATCGTGGTATTCAATTCGATGTGCGTATGGTCAGCAGCGTGGAAGCGAATCCTGACGAAGACCTGATCAGCAACGAGTCCCCCATGGGGATGGCGCTTTACGGTCGTAAGGTCGGCGATGATGTCGTGTTTGATGCACCGTCCGGCAAACTCAAGTATCGCATTGAGAAGATTCGCAAGTAA
- a CDS encoding sigma-70 family RNA polymerase sigma factor, with amino-acid sequence MQVQLDAESERALVERCRKRDAQAFGKIVDAYQNRVHGYVRRFVRNGEEALDVTQEVFIKAFQAFERFDGRSSLRTWLFRIAHNLCIDRARKLDRSPSELHLEDADEQGHEYDLPDETWNPEHRMIQGELVQIVESAIASMSEKLRSVLLLHDAEDMAYEEIAELMDLPVGTVKSRLFLARNHIRTYVENYRQEGY; translated from the coding sequence ATGCAAGTACAGCTCGATGCGGAATCGGAAAGAGCGCTTGTAGAGCGTTGCCGTAAGCGCGACGCCCAGGCATTTGGGAAGATCGTGGACGCCTACCAGAACCGCGTACACGGGTACGTGCGGCGGTTCGTGCGGAATGGCGAAGAGGCACTTGATGTGACCCAAGAGGTGTTCATTAAGGCGTTCCAAGCGTTCGAACGGTTTGACGGACGGAGTTCGCTAAGAACCTGGCTGTTCCGGATCGCACACAACCTGTGCATCGATCGGGCTCGTAAACTTGACCGATCGCCCTCGGAACTACACCTCGAGGACGCGGATGAGCAAGGTCACGAATACGACCTTCCTGACGAGACTTGGAACCCGGAGCATCGAATGATCCAGGGTGAGTTGGTTCAGATCGTGGAGAGTGCGATCGCGAGCATGAGCGAGAAGCTTCGTTCAGTCTTGTTGCTCCATGACGCGGAGGACATGGCGTACGAAGAGATCGCTGAGCTGATGGACCTGCCGGTCGGCACCGTGAAGAGCCGGCTATTCCTCGCCCGAAACCATATTCGTACGTACGTGGAAAATTACAGACAGGAGGGATACTAA
- a CDS encoding outer membrane beta-barrel protein, producing MNKVLAFSMTTALTVGMMTAAFAQESKPLGLSVRGGPFFPSMKKAKTDSGKQWIGVGVEYKLGDLQYGSTGKAYSASYSISADLYQKKNYRHAPVMLNYIGRMQDSIYYTAGAGVGFVRELDNTNNRKNHTTFSYQIGLGYEFSKSQVPLFVEARWIGSSKNSVNGWGVFLGARF from the coding sequence ATGAACAAAGTCTTAGCATTTTCGATGACAACCGCCCTGACGGTTGGCATGATGACTGCCGCTTTTGCACAGGAAAGCAAGCCGCTCGGCCTGTCGGTCCGCGGTGGCCCCTTCTTCCCTTCCATGAAGAAGGCCAAGACCGATTCGGGCAAGCAATGGATCGGCGTCGGCGTCGAGTACAAGCTCGGTGACCTGCAGTACGGCTCCACTGGCAAGGCGTACTCCGCCAGCTACAGTATCTCCGCCGATCTGTATCAGAAGAAGAACTATCGACATGCTCCGGTCATGCTGAACTACATCGGCCGCATGCAGGACAGCATTTACTACACGGCCGGTGCCGGTGTCGGCTTCGTTCGCGAGCTGGACAATACGAACAATCGCAAGAACCACACGACGTTCAGCTACCAGATCGGTCTGGGTTACGAGTTCAGCAAGAGCCAGGTACCGCTCTTCGTTGAGGCACGCTGGATCGGTTCGAGCAAGAACTCCGTGAATGGCTGGGGTGTCTTCCTCGGCGCGCGATTCTAG
- a CDS encoding type IV pilus twitching motility protein PilT, which yields MQHINSLLRKCVARGASDMHFKTDTGKIYMRVNGELEEVEYPSFNDVEFREELKIVLRPEQLARFDRQLELDFAHEIPGVSRFRGNIYQQRGHVQAAFRVIPYEISTMEDLQLPPATFDFIDRPRGLVLVTGPAGSGKSTSLAAMIDRINRRDPVHIVTVEDPIEFVHDDHVALINQRELETDTLAFANALKYVLRQDPDVILVGEMRDLETIHLAITAAETGHLVFATLHTVDAVQTIDRIIDVFPQAQQQQVRMQLSVNLVGVVSQTLVRRADNRGRIAAYEILVANSAVRNLIRENKSYQIGSILQTGAKQKMQTLDQCLAGLVERGLISFDDGAGKAKDRHEFERLVKLGEEAFAASGKPTHVLDDRKVIGGPRDVEDAPEEAPPSPPPGGVRGQPNRPGYRRE from the coding sequence ATGCAACACATTAACTCGCTCTTGCGAAAGTGCGTTGCCCGCGGTGCGTCGGACATGCACTTCAAGACCGATACCGGCAAGATCTACATGCGGGTAAACGGCGAGCTGGAGGAGGTCGAGTACCCGTCATTTAACGACGTGGAGTTCCGCGAGGAGCTAAAAATCGTGCTGCGGCCAGAGCAGTTGGCTCGATTTGACCGACAGCTCGAACTCGACTTTGCGCATGAGATACCGGGCGTATCGCGATTCCGTGGCAACATCTACCAGCAGCGAGGCCATGTTCAGGCTGCCTTCCGTGTGATCCCCTACGAGATCTCTACGATGGAAGATCTCCAGCTACCGCCCGCGACATTTGACTTCATCGATCGACCGCGTGGACTGGTATTGGTCACTGGACCTGCGGGCTCGGGCAAGTCCACCAGCCTGGCGGCGATGATCGACCGGATCAATCGCCGCGATCCGGTGCACATCGTGACGGTCGAAGACCCGATCGAGTTTGTTCACGATGACCACGTTGCGCTGATCAATCAGCGCGAGCTGGAGACCGACACCCTCGCGTTTGCGAATGCGCTCAAGTATGTTCTGCGCCAAGACCCGGACGTAATCCTGGTCGGTGAGATGCGCGACTTGGAGACGATCCACCTCGCCATTACTGCAGCGGAAACGGGCCACTTGGTCTTTGCGACGCTCCACACGGTGGACGCCGTGCAAACGATCGACCGCATCATCGACGTGTTCCCCCAGGCACAGCAACAGCAAGTCCGCATGCAACTCTCGGTGAACCTGGTCGGGGTCGTCTCGCAGACGTTGGTACGTCGCGCCGACAATCGCGGGCGGATTGCGGCTTACGAGATTCTTGTTGCGAACAGCGCCGTCCGCAATCTCATCCGCGAGAACAAGAGCTACCAAATCGGCTCGATCTTGCAGACCGGTGCAAAGCAGAAGATGCAGACGTTGGACCAGTGTCTGGCGGGCCTTGTCGAGCGAGGGCTGATCTCCTTCGACGACGGCGCAGGCAAGGCAAAGGATCGCCACGAGTTTGAGCGGCTGGTCAAGCTTGGGGAAGAGGCTTTCGCCGCGTCCGGCAAGCCGACGCACGTGCTCGACGACCGCAAGGTCATCGGTGGGCCGAGAGATGTCGAAGACGCCCCAGAAGAGGCACCGCCATCGCCGCCGCCTGGAGGCGTCCGTGGACAGCCGAACCGGCCTGGCTATCGCCGTGAATAG
- a CDS encoding type IV pilus twitching motility protein PilT yields the protein MAELIDNLLRELVAADASDLHLKANNPPLMRIRGDLVRTEHPALDDATTHKLLLSILTPEKRERLDTFKEVDLSYFVPGLSRFRVNMFWQRGHIGAVFRVIPFKIRTIDELGLPPVTKKISLLPRGLVLVTGPTGSGKSTSLAAMIHHININRRTHIMTIEDPIEYVHQDRESVINQRELGTDTHSFADALKHVMRQNPDVILVGEMRDLETIQLAITAAETGHLVFSTVHTVDAAQTIDRIVDVFPPSQQAQIRTQLSVTLVAVVSQTLLPTLDGKGRIAAFEVMTATPSIRTMIRDGKTHALYHDIQTGLEDGMQTLDGHLLKLVKEGRIDFDHALAKSSNASEFARRAVNQGLVEASNATH from the coding sequence ATGGCCGAGCTGATTGATAATCTTCTTCGCGAACTGGTTGCCGCGGATGCCAGCGATCTGCATCTGAAAGCCAACAACCCTCCGCTCATGCGCATTCGCGGGGACCTGGTACGAACAGAACATCCCGCGTTGGACGATGCGACCACCCACAAGCTTCTGCTCAGCATCCTCACGCCCGAGAAACGGGAGCGGCTCGACACCTTCAAGGAAGTCGACCTCTCTTACTTCGTGCCGGGATTGTCGCGGTTCCGCGTGAACATGTTCTGGCAGCGCGGCCACATCGGGGCGGTTTTCCGTGTGATCCCGTTCAAAATCCGCACGATTGATGAACTGGGACTGCCCCCCGTCACCAAGAAGATCAGCTTGCTACCCCGCGGGCTAGTGCTCGTCACCGGGCCGACCGGGAGCGGCAAGTCAACCAGTTTGGCGGCAATGATTCACCACATCAACATCAACCGCCGCACGCACATCATGACCATCGAGGACCCCATCGAGTACGTGCACCAAGACCGGGAGAGCGTCATCAACCAACGCGAGTTGGGTACCGATACCCATAGCTTCGCCGATGCGCTCAAGCACGTAATGCGGCAGAATCCGGACGTCATCCTCGTGGGTGAAATGCGTGACCTGGAGACCATCCAACTCGCGATCACGGCAGCGGAAACCGGTCACCTTGTCTTCAGTACGGTCCATACCGTGGACGCGGCGCAGACCATCGACCGTATCGTCGACGTCTTCCCGCCGTCCCAGCAGGCACAGATCCGGACCCAGCTCAGCGTAACGCTCGTCGCTGTAGTGAGCCAAACGCTGCTGCCCACGCTCGACGGAAAGGGGCGCATCGCCGCCTTTGAGGTCATGACCGCGACGCCGTCGATCCGTACCATGATCCGGGACGGTAAGACCCACGCCCTTTACCACGACATTCAGACCGGCCTGGAGGACGGAATGCAGACCCTCGACGGGCATTTGCTGAAACTCGTCAAGGAGGGAAGAATCGACTTCGATCACGCCTTGGCCAAGAGTTCGAATGCTTCCGAATTTGCGCGACGTGCAGTCAACCAAGGTCTTGTGGAGGCAAGTAATGCAACACATTAA
- a CDS encoding rRNA pseudouridine synthase produces MTERAPSQELERLHKVIANAGITSRRKAELLIQEGRVSVNGKVVMQMGTMVGPEDMVSVDGLVVPRASRYVYVILNKPKGYVTTMDDPQGRAVITQLLPDLGVVLKPVGRLDRDTEGLLLCTNDGQLASRLSHPRYGVQKEYEVSLHGELDARQQKRLETGVFIDGRKTAPAKVEVISIGEGRSRIRMTLQEGRNRQIRKMGDAVGHPVTALRRVRYGPLVLKRLPVGGCRTLGVPEVALLRKLVGLKD; encoded by the coding sequence ATGACCGAACGCGCCCCCTCACAAGAGCTTGAACGCCTACATAAGGTGATCGCCAATGCTGGCATTACCAGCCGTCGGAAGGCAGAGCTACTCATCCAAGAGGGCCGCGTCTCAGTTAACGGAAAAGTCGTCATGCAGATGGGAACGATGGTCGGCCCCGAGGACATGGTCTCGGTGGACGGCCTTGTGGTACCGCGCGCCTCCCGTTACGTCTACGTCATCTTGAACAAACCCAAGGGGTACGTCACCACAATGGACGATCCCCAGGGCCGCGCAGTGATCACCCAACTCCTGCCAGACCTCGGGGTCGTGCTCAAGCCCGTGGGACGCCTGGACCGCGATACGGAGGGGCTTCTGCTTTGCACGAACGACGGCCAACTCGCAAGCCGCCTCTCCCATCCGCGCTATGGCGTACAAAAAGAGTATGAGGTCAGCCTGCACGGAGAGCTGGATGCGCGCCAGCAAAAGCGTCTAGAGACGGGCGTCTTCATCGACGGGAGGAAGACCGCTCCCGCTAAGGTTGAGGTCATCTCGATCGGTGAGGGACGCTCCAGAATTCGGATGACACTGCAAGAAGGGCGCAATCGTCAGATTCGGAAGATGGGCGATGCGGTGGGCCACCCGGTCACCGCCCTACGACGCGTTCGCTACGGTCCGCTGGTGCTGAAGCGGCTGCCCGTAGGGGGGTGCCGGACCCTGGGAGTCCCCGAAGTCGCGCTCCTGCGCAAGTTGGTCGGCCTCAAGGATTAG